In the Ptychodera flava strain L36383 chromosome 1, AS_Pfla_20210202, whole genome shotgun sequence genome, ATGTCTGAATGTTGAAATTGTGATATTTCTACCCGGTAAACATAAAGAAGTACACACCCTTCTTCGAACAGTATTTTTGTCCATATTTACAGTAAACTAAAACTCTGAGACGCTGATATAGGTAAGTTCCTTACCAATGGTAACTACAAATGAGCATTTGCCTGATTTCCCGCTGCATCAGTCGCTATGCATATCACAGGTGTTGAACAACAGGGAAAGCAAACCCAGATGGTGGATTGCATTCAACTGTTGCATCCTCTGAGCTGGGAGTTTGGTATTTCACTATATGTTCATCGTCACCATCAGTGTCATAATCAGTGATGGGGTCAGGACATTCAATTTCTGGTGGTGTCTCTGCGAATGATGACATTAATAAAGCTTATTTTGTTGTAAAGGATGAAATTTGATTAAAGTGTCGTAAAGAGACTTTTCCTTGCGTGTATATCACTCAAAGTGTGTACTAAAATGCAATAACAATATAAAGAATTTTGAAACGTAATAAAAGAAAAGTGATCCGGTGCTACTGATATCACTTCAAACACTGTCGCAATGGCAACATAATCGGCCCAAATATGAACGACAGCCTATCGGGATGGACATGACGTTTGATAAAAAGAACAAATACTCATACTTACTATCAACtgttaataaaaatattatagagaaaagagaaagaaaagtaaaaatttgattTCCTGAAATTCTAGGATACTGATTGATTCCTTGTAAATCCAAGGAAGGGTTTGAGACAATTAACTCTGAGCCAATTGATCAGTTGATTAGTTGTACATGATTGCCATAGTAACGGCTTCAAAACATAATCTTTTATAGTTTAACATGCTCTCAAGAGGTGGTTAAGAGTtgtattttctgatatttcccAATCAAAGGCATAAAATGCAGATTATTTCAAGTATTCTAAATGTCTGAATGTTGAGAATTGTGATATTTCACCCTGTAAACATAAAGCAGTACACGCCCTTCTTCTAGAGTATGTTTGTCCATATTTACAGTAAACTAAAACTCTGAGACGCTGATATAGGTAGTTCCTTACCAATGGTAACTACAAATGAGCAGTTTGCCTGATTTCCCGCTGCATCAGTCGCTATGCATATCACAGGTGTTGAACCAACAGGGAAAGCAAACCCAGATGGTGGATTGCATTCAACTGTTGCATCCTCTGAGCTGGGAGTTTGGTATTTCACTATATGTTCATCGTCACCATCAGTGTCATAATCAGTGATGGAGTCAGGACATTCAATTTCTGGTGGTGTCTCTGCGAATGATGACATTAATAAAACTTATTTTGTTGTAAAGGATGACATTTGATTAAAGTTTCGTAAAGAGACTATACCTTGCGTGTATATCACTCAAAGTGTGTACTAAAATACAATAACAGTAtatagaaattttaaaacgtAATAAAAGAAAAGTGATCCGGTGCTACTGATATCACTTCAAACACTGTCGCAATGGCAACATAAATCGGCCCAAATATGAACGACAGCCTATCAGGATGGACATGACGTTTGATTAAGAAAGAACAAATACTCATACTTACTATCAActgttaaaaaaatattatagagaaaagagaaagaaaagtaaaaatttgattTCCTGAAATTCTAGGGATACTGTTTGATTCCTTGCAAATCCAACGAATTGTTTTTGATACACCTAACTCTGAGCCAACTGATCAGTTGATTAGTTGTACATGATTGTCATAGTATCGGATTCCAAACATACATCTTTTGCAGTTTAACATGCCCTCAAGAGCTGGTTAAGAATTGTAATTTCTGATACTTTGAAATGAAGgcataaaatgcaaattatttcaagtattCTAAATGTCTGAATGTTGATAATTGTGATATTTCTACCCGGTAAACATAAAGAAGTACACACCCTTCTTCGTACAGTATTTTTGTCCATATTTACAGTAAGCTAAAACTCTGAGACGCTGATATAGGTAAGTTCCTCACCAATGGTAACTACAAATGAGCAGTTTGCCTGATTTCCCGCTGCATCAGTCGCTATGCATATCACAGGTGTTGAACCAACAGGGAAAGCAAACCCAGATGGTGGATTGCATTCAACTGTTGCATCCTCTGAGCTGGGAGTTTGGTATTTCACTATATGTTTCATCGTCACCATCAGTGTCATAATCAGTGATGGAGTCAGGACATTCAATTTCTGGTGGTGTCTCTGCGAATGATGACATTAATAAAACTTATTTTGTTGTAAAGGATGACATTTGATTAAAGTGTCGTAAAGAGACTTTTCCTTGCGTGTATATCACTCAAAGTGTGTACTAAAATACAATAACAAtataaagaattttaaaacgtaATAAAAGAAAAGTGATCCGGTGCTACTGATATCACTTTAAACACTGTCGCAATGGCAACATAAATCGGCCCAAATATGAACGACAGCCTATCAGGATGGACATGACGTTTGATAAAGAAAGAACAAATACTCATACTTACTATCAACtgttaataaaaatattatagagaaagagaaagaaaagtaaaatttgattttctgaaATTCTAGGGATACTGATTGATTCCTTGTAAATCCAAGGAAGGGTTTTGAGACAATTAACTCTGAGCCAATTGATCAGTTGATTAGTTGTACATGATTGTCATAGTATCGGCTTCCAAACATAATCTTTTAGTTTAACATGCTCTCAAGAGCTGGTTAAGAGTtgtattttctgatatttcccAATAAAGGCATAAAATGCAGATTATTTCAAGTATTCTAAATGTCTGAATGTTGAGAATTGTGATATTTCTACCCGGTAAACATAAAGCAGTACACACCCTTCTTCTAGCAGTATTTTTGTCCATATTTACAGTAAGCTAAAACTCTGAGACGCTGATATAGGTAAGTTCCTTACCAATGGTAACTACAAATGAGCAGTTTGCCTGATTTCCCGCTGCATCAGTCGCTATGCATATCACAGGTGTTGAACCAACAGGGAAAGCAAACCCAGATGGTGGATTGCATTCAACTGTTGCATCCTCTGAGCTGGGAGTTTGGTATTTCACTATATGTTCATCGTCACCATCAGTGTCATAATCAGTGATGGAGTCAGGACATTCAATTTCTGGTGGTGTCTCTGCGAATGATGACATTAATAAAACTTATTTTGTTGTAAAGGATGACATTTGATTAAAGTTTCGTAAAGAGACTATACCTTGCGTGTATATCACTCAAAGTGTGTACTAAAATACAATAACAGTATATAGAATTTTAAAACGTAATAAAAGAAAAGCTGATCCGGTGCTACTGATATCACTTCAAACACTGTCGCAATGGCAACATAAATCGGCCCAAATATGAACGACAGCCTATCAGGATGGACATGACGTTTGATTAAGAAAGAACAAATACTCATACTTACTATCAActgttaaaaaaatattatagagaaaagagaaagaaaagtaaaaatttgattTCCTGATATTCTAGGGATACTGTTTGATTCCTTGCAAATCCAACGAATTGTTTTTGATACACCTAACTCTGAGCCAACTGATCAGTTGATTAGTTGTACATGATTGTCATAGTATCGGATTCCAAACATACATCTTTTGCAGTTTAACATGCCCTCAAGAGCTGGTTAAGAGTTGTAATTTCTGATACTTTGAAATGAAGgcataaaatgcaaattatttcaagtattCTAAATGTCTGAATGTTGAGAATTGTGATATTTCTACCCGGTAAACATAAAGAAGTACACACCCTTCTTCGTACAGTATTTTTGTCCATATTTACAGTAAGCTAAAACTCTGAGACGCTGATATAGGTAAGTTCCTTACCAATGGTAACTACAAATGAGCAGTTGACCTGATTTCCCGCTGCATCAGTCGCTATGCATATCACAGGTGTTGAACCAACAGGGAAAGCAAACCCAGATGGTGGATTGCATTCAACTGTTGCATCCTCTGAGCTGGGAGTTTGGTATTTCACTATATGTTCACTCGTCACCATCAGTGTCATAATCAGTAATGGGGTCAGGACATTCAATTTCTGGTGGTGTCTCTGCGAATGATGACATTAATAAAACTTATTTTGTTGTAAAGGATGACATTTGATTAAAGTGTCGTAAAGAGACTATACCTTGCGTGTATATCACTCAAAGTGTGTACTAAAATACAATAACAGTATATAGAAATTTAAAACGTAATAAAAGAAAAGTGATCCGGTGCTACTGATATCACTTCAAACACTGTCGCAATGGCAACATAAATAGGCCCAAATATGAACGACAGCCTATCAGGATGGACATGACGTTTGATAAAGAAAGAACAAATACTCATACTTACTATCAactgttaaaaaaaatattatagagaaaagagaaagaaaagtaaaaatttgattTCCTATAACTCTAGGGATACTGTTTGATTCCTTGTAAATCCAAGGAATGGTTTTTGATACACCTAACTCTGAGCCAACTGATCAGTTGGTTAGTTGTACATGATTGTCATAGTATCGGATTCCAAACATACATCTTTTGCAGTTTAACATGCCCTCAAGAGCTGGTTAAGAGTTTAAatttctgatactttgaatgaaggcataaaatgcaaattatttcaagtattCTAAATGTCTGAATGTTGAGAATTGTGATATTTCTACCCGGTAAACATAAAGCAGTATACACCCTTCTTCGTACAGTATTTTTGTCCATATTTACAGTAAGCTAAAACTCTGAGACGTTGATATAGGTAAGTTCCTTACCAATGGTAACTACAAATGAGCAGTTGACCTGATTTCCCGCTGCATCAGTCGCTATGCATATCACAGGTGTTACACCAACAGGGAAAGCAAACCCAGATGGTGGATTGCATTCAACTGTTGCATCCTCTGAGCTGGGAGTTTGGTATTTCACTATATGTTCACCGTCACCATCAGTGTCATAATCAGTGATGGGGTCAGGACATTCAATTTCTGGTGGTGTCTCTGCGAATGATGACATTAATAAAACTTATTTTGTTGTAAAGGATGACATTTGATTAAAGTGTCGTAAAGAGACTATACCTTGCGTGTATATCACTCAAAGTGTGTACTAAAATGCAATAACAAtataaagaattttaaaacgtaATAAAAGAAAAGTGATCCGGTGCTACTGATATCACTTCAAACACTGTCGCAATGGCAACATAAATCGGCCCAAATATGAACGACAGCCTATCATAATGGACATGACGTTTGATTAAGAAAGAACAAATACACATACTTACTATCAactgttaaaaaaaatattatagagaaaagagaaagaaaagtaaaaatttgattTCCTATAATTCTAGGGATACTGTTTGATTCCTTGCAAATCCAAGGAATGGTTTTTGATACACCTAATTCTGAGCCAACTGATCAGTTG is a window encoding:
- the LOC139145891 gene encoding hyalin-like — protein: MCPEDMTEYDRNGDGQIVDYGDILASDDSGFVVVQCTPPSNSHFDVGTITVTCTATDAAGNQAECSFNVTVVKYQTPSSEDATVECNPPSGFAFPVGSTPVICIATDAAGNQVNCSFVVTIETPPEIECPDPITDYDTDGDGEHIVKYQTPAQRMQQLNAIHHLETPPEIECPDSITDYDTDGDDEHIVKYQTPSSEDATVECNPPSGDTTRNECPDSITDYDTDGDDEHIVKYQTPSSEDATVECNPPSGFAFPVGSTPVICIATDAAGNQANCSFVVTIETPPEIECPDPITDYDTDGDDEHIVKYQTPSSEDATVECNPPSGFAFPVGSTPVICIATDAAGNQVNCSFVVTIETPPEIECPDPITDYDTDGDGEHIVKYQTPSSEDATVECNPPSGFAFPVGVTPVICIATDAAGNQRHHQKLNVLTPLLIMTLMVTSEHIVKYQTPSSEDATVECNPPSGFAFPVGSTPVICIATDAAGNQVNCSFVVTIETPPEIECPDSITDYDTDGDDEHIVKYQTPSSEDATVECNPPSGFAFPVGSTPVICIATDAAGNQRHHQKLNVLTPSLIMTLMVTMKHIVKYQTPSSEDATVECNPPSGFAFPVGSTPVICIATDAAGNQANCSFVVTIETPPEIECPDSITDYDTDGDDEHIVKYQTPSSEDATVECNPPSGFAFPVGSTPVICIATDAAGNQANCSFVVTIGKELPISASQSFSLL